Below is a genomic region from Amyelois transitella isolate CPQ chromosome 4, ilAmyTran1.1, whole genome shotgun sequence.
acgaacgtgattggctatttctattatgacgtcaattatccataaacagactgtggatcgtactgTTCCTTAGTatttgctattatttttcaagattttataagtgtttgatcactcaggattactcagataacataggtatttaataatggaaaccaatttcgcgaaagctgacagtcgaaacctaccaaaagacTTTTGGTAGGTCCACTTTTGCCAAAAGTGGACCCTATAATGGTtggcgtcttcttcaaagacaatccagatttctatgctgccgaactgaagaatgtgaaaacatcaatgtaagtatatcttggtaaccactgatcttagatcatgatctgaaaccacttcttgcgaatattcaaatccatcggcatagaaaaaaacgatttcgtaggagattttattgttgtattagtgcattgaggcactgcacaacatttataggaactcattttaaaaattttcacacatatgacgtggcacaagttaaataaaacaagagaaaattaaaacttttcgaaacaccaacaagctttgtatgatatttacacgaaatttacgtcactgcatgccatggccgccatattgctaaaagtcgcgttttggcggcatatttgaatattgcattttctttttcgattttttaataaaatagctgtaatgaaggcagaaaagtatttttgtagggctccttataaacaaataaatagcctaagatggtttttagaactttgtcaaatagcctattgctattatttatctcatagctttattatttatctcttaACCCTTTAAACGTGAATGTCGGAGTGATCCGACAAACTTTTTGTGCACatcataattaattgaattaaatgtttaaacactacgtataatattactatttaaatacatccagaccaaatttcatcacaaACGGTCCAGCGGTGTAGCTAAAATAGGGTATtgattatatttgatttccaAACACTTTTTATCAGAATGACATCGgtgattgataaaataatgttggAATTATAGCCAAGATAGTTAGGCCTCCCGATAAAGAACCAAATCACGTATAAAACTTTAAAGTTAAGATTGTTAATTTTCGATCACTGTTGTTAGGTACAGCTGTGATCGAATTTAACAATCTTAACTTACTCAGCcatcgataaaatattatcgacTAAACGAACAAGTGAACATCTCTAGTCCGCCATGTTGGTCAAccggtttgtttatttaggtatgcAGGAAAAGTACATGCTTGTTCCATAAGATAGTTCTTCAGAGCTCTATTTTGTGGTTTTGATATGAACAGCAAATAATTTGCGTGTAGTTttggaataaatttaaatcactcaacttgttatttcaatttgaaGACCTACACAAGTACGAGGCTGTAGTGTCagtttacattataattattctacacttatgaaaatgaattttaaagtGAGCAAACTACTATGTAGAACTTTAACAACAAGCACCAAAATTCCTCGGGTTTGTATCGTGGGTGCTGGTCCTGCGGGTTTCTATGCTGCTATGCATTTATCAAAAAACCTTACCCAGGTGAATATTGACATTATTGAAAAACTTCCAGTTCCGTTTGGATTAATAAGGTAACCATAATTTAAGTCATAGATAGAACATAGTGTTGATGATACTtctaaatattcaatttaactATATTGAGTGTTTGGTGTGGATGGTAGCTATCCTTTGTTCGCGTCTGCTAGCTACAAAATGCTACCAACCTGAAATAGGAGGCTTGCTGTGTTGACTTTTAAGTTAACAGCCATATcattaaattcattttgtaCACTTAtttaacataggtacatatatcaCGACGTtccccttatggggtagacagagctaaaagtgtattgaaatttgtatatttttgtaatttttttaagatatggAGTAGCTCCTGATCATCCTGAAGTAAAGAATGTTATTAACCAATTCACAAAAGTAGCACAACAACCtaatgtaaatttctatggCAACATAACATTAGGAaaggatctaaaaataagCCATCTGCGACAGCATTATGATGCCGTGTTATTggtaaatctttttattatcattatctaaaaagatatattttattctttctttttacaaaaaaaaaaaaaaatatgaacaaaagtatttagataaaaaaaaaacctttatgaactgtcatcattatttatttttaaatcatttctaCCATTTTATATGTGTAATATTTGTACTCTTATAATGAAATTCTTCTAGACTTATGGTGCTGAAAAAGACAGGATGCTAGGCATTGAAAACGAAGATGCTAAAAATGTGATTGCTGCTCGAAATTTTGTTGGGTGGTATAATGGACTCCCTAGTGACAAAGATTTAAAGGTaggtgaattattttattacctaaATCCATATATTTCACGctcgcccgcgacttcatccgtgtggaatagttattttgggccacaaggatgaataatttttcccgtttttttcacattttccattatttctttgctcattatagttgcagcgtgatgttatattgcttaaagccttcctcgataaatggtctattcaatgcaaaaagaatttttcaatttgaactagtagttcctgagattagcgcgttcaaacaaacaaataaactgttcagctttataatataagtatctatacttttaaatttttttatcatttaatttacCATTTACATTTCATTTCTCCCTTATATCAAtagacaaaattttaaatttatttttctaggtCGATTTATCAGGGCATACAGCTGCAATTCTCGGACAGGGCAATGTGGCACTGGATGTCGCAAGAATACTGTTTTCTCCTATAgatgaattaaagaaaactgATATCACAGAACATGCTCTTAATTGCTTAGCTGAATCTAAAGTAAAAGAACTGTACTTAGTTGGAAGAAGGGGGCCTTTACAAGTTGCTTTTACTATCAAGGAACTGAGAGAGCAACTTAAACTTAGTAACTGTAAGACAATATGGAGAGATCAAGATTTTATAGGTGTGGAAAAAGCTATAAGTAATTTACAGAGGCCAAGAAAGAGACTCACGGAACTCATGGTCAAATCATATCAGGAAAGTCAAACAGCAATTGAAAATgagaatacaaaatatttcaaacctATATTTTTCAGAAGTCCTCGAAAGTTTTTAGTGGATGAGCAGAACAAAATAAAGGGTATCGAGTTTACCTGCAATGAGTTGCAAGGAGATACACTAGAAGATCAGAAATGTGTTGCCACTGACAAGACTGAAGTTTTGCAATGTAGTTTAGCATTTAGAAGTATAGGGTATAAAAGTGTTAAAGCTGATGATGAATTGATATTTGATACAAGTGGACTTGTAGCAAATAATAAAGGTGTAGTAGAAAATGTTTCAGGAGACTTGGCTAAGATGTATGTTGCTGGCTGGCTTGGTACAGGTCCAGTAGgagttattttacatacaatgGGAAATGCATTTCAAGTGGCAAAGGTAATGGTAGAagatttgaaaaagtctgacattccaaatataaaaggaggatttgaagaaataaaaaaacatgtattaaaaaataatactcatATAGTAGACTGGAAGGGTTGGGagaaaattgataattttgaaattgaacaGGGTAAGGTAAAAGGTAAACCACGTGAAAAAGTCTGCAGCATTGTTAAGATGTTAGAAATAGCTACTCAATGACAATGGTTTTATGTGTTATTGTTATAAGTATAACTTTTATATGTTGAGTTACTGTTagcacatttatattatttacattgcaATCATAGAAtacaatgatatttttatttttaataaatctacgGTTTTATACAGTTGCATGTCTTTATTTtggtataattaaaaagtcatCTAAGTGTAGCCGGCATCAGCATAATTCGTAAGGCTAGGTGTATATAATAAGTGAggctttttaagactgttggctctgtctaccctgcaagggatatagacgtgattaaagaGTATGacgtaattataaatgtatataatatggaggtgtatgtataatttaaacacTATCTGTGACACAAACTTACTatctacttttttttacaaaataaggtttGCATGCCAGTTTGCAATTAATAACCAAAATAGTAATTCACAGGTTGAATTGCAGACTAGGTTTCATAATTTATCCATGTAATAAACCGTCAtctacaaaaacattaaagtTCGGGTTGCGTATTCAGATTTTCTTAAAAGTTGGACATCTTACCTCCACAACAAAGGATGGATCATGACTGACGATATTTATCCATAGTTGTTTGCAgaaaaacttgactcacctACTACTCCAGCTCGTATAAAAAGGGATTCATTTTTCATGACCTCCCGTTTTGAAGTCGGGTgccttataaaatattgaaggTGCCTTACCTACGTAgcaagtataaataaattcgaatttgtaaaaaaaagcaatCATTTGTCAACGTCAACAAAGTTGTCAAAGCCTTTTCGGGAAAACAAAACCTAACCTCGTTGAATTGAATGCTTTTCTGTCTACATTTTAACCTGTAAAGCTTTTTTTTTGGAGACGTTAAATCTTAAACATTAATTGTGACCATAAGCGGAACTATATTTATGTcgttaatattatattgttttttgtaaaatgaccagtgatacaataaaaattggtGAATATCTCATCATTCAAAAACAGAATTATAGGAAATTGCACAagttttcaaaatcaaattcaaCTATTAGTTTAGGTCGAGATAGTGTAAATTTATCTGGTATTGAAGGATGCCCATATTTCTCAGTGTTTAAAATGATCCCTTCAGGTGGTAAGAGGAATAAAGAATACAGTTTGGAACTAACAGATGCAGCTGTTAACTTGAAAGATGAGATTGATGTGAAACTGTCAGGTAATGATAACAGAAATATATTAGATGATGGCCGGTCTCAGAAGCTAACTGCTGCAGAAATTGAGGAGTTAAAAAGTGATGCCCTGAAGGCATCAGATATTGTCGAAACTTTGATTACTAACTCTAACACATTTCACAGCAAAACTGAATTTTCACaagagaaatatttaaaaaagaaagagaagAAATACTTTGAATaccttcaaatagtgagaccGAATTTGAGGTTAATAACTGAAGTTATGTACAGGTTGGATCCAGGTAAAATCCAAGGCATTAGGATGGACACATTGTCCCAGATTATAACACTATCTAACATACATTCTGAAGGTGTACATTTGTTGTATGATTCTGGATCAAATGGTCTAGTTGCAGCAGCGATATTGAGCTCTATTGGAAACAATACCAATGGTAAATTGATACATATGCATCCTGGAAATATGTCTCAAAAACAAGGTCTGTTGGCTTTGAATTTTACTGAAGAGCAATTATGCAGATGCATTTCAGTCAATGTTTATTCAGTATTGAGGCAATACCACCAAGGTTGTGATATAAATACTAGTAATGACTCTTCAAAAGCAAATAATGAacataatacattaaaaagaaaatgtactGATGTTGATGAAGCTgatgaacataaaaataaagcacCAAAGCTGAAAAATAATCATGATGTTAAATCTGATGATGCTGATGTATC
It encodes:
- the LOC106138700 gene encoding NADPH:adrenodoxin oxidoreductase, mitochondrial isoform X1; translated protein: MKMNFKVSKLLCRTLTTSTKIPRVCIVGAGPAGFYAAMHLSKNLTQVNIDIIEKLPVPFGLIRYGVAPDHPEVKNVINQFTKVAQQPNVNFYGNITLGKDLKISHLRQHYDAVLLTYGAEKDRMLGIENEDAKNVIAARNFVGWYNGLPSDKDLKVDLSGHTAAILGQGNVALDVARILFSPIDELKKTDITEHALNCLAESKVKELYLVGRRGPLQVAFTIKELREQLKLSNCKTIWRDQDFIGVEKAISNLQRPRKRLTELMVKSYQESQTAIENENTKYFKPIFFRSPRKFLVDEQNKIKGIEFTCNELQGDTLEDQKCVATDKTEVLQCSLAFRSIGYKSVKADDELIFDTSGLVANNKGVVENVSGDLAKMYVAGWLGTGPVGVILHTMGNAFQVAKVMVEDLKKSDIPNIKGGFEEIKKHVLKNNTHIVDWKGWEKIDNFEIEQGKVKGKPREKVCSIVKMLEIATQ
- the LOC106138700 gene encoding NADPH:adrenodoxin oxidoreductase, mitochondrial isoform X2 codes for the protein MLLCIYQKTLPRYGVAPDHPEVKNVINQFTKVAQQPNVNFYGNITLGKDLKISHLRQHYDAVLLTYGAEKDRMLGIENEDAKNVIAARNFVGWYNGLPSDKDLKVDLSGHTAAILGQGNVALDVARILFSPIDELKKTDITEHALNCLAESKVKELYLVGRRGPLQVAFTIKELREQLKLSNCKTIWRDQDFIGVEKAISNLQRPRKRLTELMVKSYQESQTAIENENTKYFKPIFFRSPRKFLVDEQNKIKGIEFTCNELQGDTLEDQKCVATDKTEVLQCSLAFRSIGYKSVKADDELIFDTSGLVANNKGVVENVSGDLAKMYVAGWLGTGPVGVILHTMGNAFQVAKVMVEDLKKSDIPNIKGGFEEIKKHVLKNNTHIVDWKGWEKIDNFEIEQGKVKGKPREKVCSIVKMLEIATQ
- the LOC106138701 gene encoding tRNA (adenine(58)-N(1))-methyltransferase non-catalytic subunit TRM6, which encodes MTSDTIKIGEYLIIQKQNYRKLHKFSKSNSTISLGRDSVNLSGIEGCPYFSVFKMIPSGGKRNKEYSLELTDAAVNLKDEIDVKLSGNDNRNILDDGRSQKLTAAEIEELKSDALKASDIVETLITNSNTFHSKTEFSQEKYLKKKEKKYFEYLQIVRPNLRLITEVMYRLDPGKIQGIRMDTLSQIITLSNIHSEGVHLLYDSGSNGLVAAAILSSIGNNTNGKLIHMHPGNMSQKQGLLALNFTEEQLCRCISVNVYSVLRQYHQGCDINTSNDSSKANNEHNTLKRKCTDVDEADEHKNKAPKLKNNHDVKSDDADVSDQMNLQSEPKKPKWHFDNIAASDLLKGKVDSLVITCKEDPQNIFKELVHFVKPGRPFVVFYPVVEPLQQLYLTLRSYSNVAALKVTSNWMRNYQVLPERTHPEVTMNCSSGFLLTGYVLK